A stretch of the Panicum virgatum strain AP13 chromosome 9N, P.virgatum_v5, whole genome shotgun sequence genome encodes the following:
- the LOC120688412 gene encoding uncharacterized protein LOC120688412, with protein sequence MASLTTVPTATAAAGGHRDQREGAEVITGAEACFAHSKEMLRALGFPGGVMPLRGLEECGWVRETGFVWMRQKAPYEHYFRGTGTRVRYDAEVTAYVEDARMKRMTGVRSKQVMLWVPIVEMSLDGEKRDRIYFKSNVGIGRSFPAAAFADDEEEEKKEKEEDGGKPADDGADAVEKKEKEEDGDKPADDGADAEEKEDAASK encoded by the coding sequence ACCAGCGCGAGGGCGCGGAGGTGATCACGGGCGCGGAGGCCTGCTTCGCGCACTCCAAGGAGATGCTCCGGGCGCTGGGGTTCCCCGGCGGGGTGATGCCGCTGCGCGGGCTGGAGGAGTGCGGGTGGGTGCGGGAGACGGGGTTCGTGTGGATGCGGCAGAAGGCGCCCTACGAGCACTACTTCCGGGGCACGGGCACCCGGGTGCGCTACGACGCCGAGGTCACCGCGTACGTGGAGGACGCCCGGATGAAGCGCATGACCGGGGTGCGCAGCAAGCAGGTCATGCTCTGGGTGCCCATCGTCGAGATGAGCCTCGACGGCGAGAAGCGCGACAGGATCTACTTCAAGTCCAACGTCGGGATCGGCCGCtcgttccccgccgccgccttcgccgacgacgaggaagaggagaagaaggagaaagaggAGGACGGCGGCAAGCCCGCCGATGATGGCGCCGATGCCgtggagaagaaggagaaagaagaggaCGGCGACAAGCCCGCCGATGATGGCGCCGATgccgaggagaaggaggacgcCGCCAGCAAGTGA